The Alosa sapidissima isolate fAloSap1 chromosome 6, fAloSap1.pri, whole genome shotgun sequence genome window below encodes:
- the LOC121712372 gene encoding uncharacterized protein LOC121712372 isoform X2, translated as MTTNLGIMQGLDAEVTLASKLFSFLWAIGMRTPIIKGLLIKLLTIYLEVTAGIKVFTVLTGNTLGSHERFRNCLATQLTLTEVPSVEDCDVILAYCPIVSRVGTDIGAALSVIPDCRPAVLMVFHHTNDKYYIVPNTNRFTQDRGISTIDCLFNDDGLLKAPQNNEAFRLAVKHLKLFHKGRLLRLLTVLQRWVGYMPSEDH; from the exons ATGACTACAAATTTAGGAATAATGCAAG gCCTAGATGCTGAGGTGACACTGGCAAGTAAACTGTTCAGTTTTCTCTGGGCAATAGGAATGAGGACTCCAATCATCAAAGGATTGTTAATAAAAT TGTTGACCATTTACCTGGAAGTGACAGCTGGGATCAAAGTGTTCACTGTCCTCACTGGGAACACTCTGGGCTCCCATGAGAGGTTCAGGAACTGTCTCGCCACTCAGTTGACCCTGACGGAAGTGCCTTCAGTCGAGGACTGTGATGTCATCCTGGCTTACTGTCCAATCGTTTCTCGAGTCGGAACTGACATTGGGGCAGCACTATCGGTTATTCCAG ATTGCCGACCTGCAGTCCTAATGGTGTTTCACCACACCaatgacaaatattacattGTACCAAACACCAACCGATTTACTCAAGACAGGGGTATATCCACAATTGACTGCTTGTTCAATGATGATGGACTATTaaaagccccccaaaataaTGAGGCTTTTAGACTTGCAGTAAAacatttgaaactatttcatAAG GGCCGGCTTCTCCGACTTTTAACCGTCCTTCAGC GCTGGGTAGGCTACATGCCTTCAGAAGATCATTAA
- the LOC121712372 gene encoding uncharacterized protein LOC121712372 isoform X1 — protein sequence MTTNLGIMQGLDAEVTLASKLFSFLWAIGMRTPIIKGLLIKLSSLYGTVLTIYLEVTAGIKVFTVLTGNTLGSHERFRNCLATQLTLTEVPSVEDCDVILAYCPIVSRVGTDIGAALSVIPDCRPAVLMVFHHTNDKYYIVPNTNRFTQDRGISTIDCLFNDDGLLKAPQNNEAFRLAVKHLKLFHKGRLLRLLTVLQRWVGYMPSEDH from the exons ATGACTACAAATTTAGGAATAATGCAAG gCCTAGATGCTGAGGTGACACTGGCAAGTAAACTGTTCAGTTTTCTCTGGGCAATAGGAATGAGGACTCCAATCATCAAAGGATTGTTAATAAAAT TGTCGTCTTTATATGGGACAGTGTTGACCATTTACCTGGAAGTGACAGCTGGGATCAAAGTGTTCACTGTCCTCACTGGGAACACTCTGGGCTCCCATGAGAGGTTCAGGAACTGTCTCGCCACTCAGTTGACCCTGACGGAAGTGCCTTCAGTCGAGGACTGTGATGTCATCCTGGCTTACTGTCCAATCGTTTCTCGAGTCGGAACTGACATTGGGGCAGCACTATCGGTTATTCCAG ATTGCCGACCTGCAGTCCTAATGGTGTTTCACCACACCaatgacaaatattacattGTACCAAACACCAACCGATTTACTCAAGACAGGGGTATATCCACAATTGACTGCTTGTTCAATGATGATGGACTATTaaaagccccccaaaataaTGAGGCTTTTAGACTTGCAGTAAAacatttgaaactatttcatAAG GGCCGGCTTCTCCGACTTTTAACCGTCCTTCAGC GCTGGGTAGGCTACATGCCTTCAGAAGATCATTAA